From Streptomyces chrestomyceticus JCM 4735, one genomic window encodes:
- a CDS encoding UBP-type zinc finger domain-containing protein, protein MSECPHVPDLPRPEPAALSATCPECEAVGSHPVQLRLCLVCGHVGCCDSSPFRHATAHFAATGHAVMRSYEPGESWRWCFVDETVV, encoded by the coding sequence ATGAGCGAGTGCCCGCATGTTCCCGATCTGCCGCGCCCCGAGCCCGCCGCGCTGAGCGCCACCTGCCCCGAGTGCGAGGCGGTCGGCAGCCACCCCGTACAACTGCGGCTGTGTCTGGTGTGCGGCCATGTCGGCTGCTGCGACTCCTCGCCGTTCCGGCACGCGACGGCGCACTTCGCGGCGACCGGCCACGCGGTGATGCGCTCGTACGAGCCGGGTGAGAGCTGGCGGTGGTGTTTCGTCGACGAGACCGTCGTCTGA